A single window of Candidatus Finniella inopinata DNA harbors:
- a CDS encoding extracellular solute-binding protein, which translates to MSLKTKLPVILGALILAGVGYYYQQCSCPKPEKATLEKTPEASVSPQPVSEVVIPPTAVTAIARFGEPAYKPGFTHFNHANPNAPKGGTLRLSTIGTFDTVNKDIVKGICAQGILECYDPLMARSASEPFTFYAVLAQAVVLAADASSITFYLNPKARFHDGSAVTAADVKATIETLRDKGLPRYRQHYTRIEKMEILHPHVIKISLKPLETGGYDPELPFIIAGLRVLKKDQIESINFADSGLTKIIGSGPYKVGAVNQGRSISLERDPNYWGKDLPVKKGFYNFDTIKIEYFKNAQVQFQAFSAGEFDVHFEGNPNQWESGYNFAALKDGHVKRAELRHQRPVTVRTIIFNMRRPIFAEWKLRKALTLALDFNTLNKMVFCNSMLCPSSMFANTYLAHKGPATGKEAKILKNYADKIKPELLKMMLDQPFTPAQTNGDGDQRENLARAAVLLKEAGYTLQNGKCVDVKGQPLTFEIMIKDPRLEKIALSFKESLKKLGIDLSVRMMDTVQYENRVIESDFDMIIHAFTNTLSPGNEQVYYFSAKNADIKGSSNYIGVKDPVAEALATGVATARDIEALEAAVHAFDRYVMHMCYQIPLSYENNLRWAYWVDKLATPEIDPKIGLDVMNVGWSPKAGQ; encoded by the coding sequence ATGTCTTTAAAAACAAAATTGCCTGTCATTCTTGGTGCTTTAATCCTGGCTGGTGTTGGCTATTATTATCAACAATGTTCCTGTCCCAAGCCTGAAAAAGCGACCTTAGAGAAAACGCCCGAAGCATCTGTGTCACCGCAACCAGTGTCAGAGGTGGTTATCCCCCCAACGGCCGTAACGGCGATTGCGCGCTTTGGTGAGCCTGCCTACAAGCCTGGGTTTACCCATTTCAACCATGCGAACCCCAATGCTCCTAAGGGTGGAACTTTGCGCCTTAGCACCATCGGCACTTTCGATACCGTCAATAAAGACATTGTAAAAGGCATTTGTGCCCAGGGTATTTTGGAATGTTACGACCCATTAATGGCACGGTCAGCCAGCGAACCCTTTACCTTTTATGCCGTGTTGGCACAGGCTGTGGTATTGGCTGCTGATGCATCATCTATTACCTTTTATTTAAATCCAAAGGCACGTTTCCATGATGGATCTGCGGTTACAGCCGCTGATGTCAAAGCGACGATCGAGACATTAAGGGACAAAGGCCTGCCGCGTTATCGTCAGCATTACACGCGAATTGAGAAAATGGAGATTTTGCACCCCCACGTGATTAAAATATCTCTAAAACCCTTGGAAACTGGCGGATATGACCCTGAACTTCCTTTTATCATCGCTGGGTTAAGGGTTTTAAAGAAAGACCAGATCGAATCGATTAACTTTGCCGACAGCGGCCTTACAAAAATTATTGGCAGTGGTCCTTACAAAGTTGGGGCTGTCAATCAAGGGCGGTCCATCAGCTTGGAACGGGATCCGAACTATTGGGGTAAAGATTTGCCCGTTAAAAAAGGCTTTTACAATTTTGATACCATAAAAATCGAATATTTTAAGAATGCCCAGGTTCAATTTCAGGCCTTCAGCGCTGGTGAATTTGATGTCCATTTTGAAGGCAATCCGAACCAATGGGAATCAGGGTATAATTTTGCAGCCCTAAAAGATGGCCACGTGAAAAGGGCCGAACTTCGACACCAACGACCTGTGACCGTCCGGACTATCATTTTCAACATGCGTCGGCCTATTTTCGCAGAATGGAAACTGCGCAAAGCTTTGACCCTGGCCCTTGATTTTAACACCCTGAACAAAATGGTGTTTTGTAACAGCATGCTGTGCCCATCCAGTATGTTCGCCAACACCTATTTAGCCCATAAAGGGCCGGCCACCGGTAAAGAGGCCAAGATCTTAAAAAATTATGCCGACAAGATTAAACCAGAGCTTCTTAAAATGATGCTAGACCAGCCCTTTACCCCCGCCCAAACCAATGGTGATGGGGATCAGCGCGAAAACCTGGCGAGGGCTGCTGTTTTACTGAAAGAGGCCGGATATACGTTACAAAACGGTAAATGCGTCGACGTTAAGGGTCAGCCTTTAACCTTTGAGATTATGATTAAAGATCCGCGCTTGGAAAAGATTGCCCTTTCGTTTAAGGAAAGCTTGAAAAAGCTGGGCATTGATTTGTCGGTTCGCATGATGGATACCGTGCAATATGAAAACCGCGTTATTGAATCTGACTTTGACATGATCATTCATGCCTTTACCAACACCCTGTCGCCTGGCAATGAACAGGTTTATTATTTCAGTGCGAAAAATGCCGACATTAAAGGAAGCAGTAATTACATTGGTGTTAAGGATCCAGTGGCAGAAGCCTTGGCCACGGGTGTCGCAACCGCCCGTGATATAGAAGCCCTAGAGGCGGCCGTTCATGCCTTTGATCGGTATGTCATGCACATGTGTTATCAGATTCCCTTGTCCTATGAAAATAACCTTCGATGGGCATACTGGGTGGATAAATTGGCAACTCCTGAGATTGACCCCAAAATTGGTTTAGATGTGATGAACGTGGGCTGGTCGCCGAAGGCTGGCCAATAA
- a CDS encoding rhomboid family intramembrane serine protease, which translates to MTEEYFVKPSQRHIVAPILILLISAVFALQYHFSFLPSGESLEFHISTLVAMGGSGKNLVNMTGEYYRLLTCNFLHSGPAHFLCNIIALFFALKMLEIYISRSWILFIFMLGCLGSSCLSLFVNDPAIVSIGASGGIMALFASILLVASSLVKDTQERTDLFTHSLRVLIPSLIPSSNDAYHIDFAGHLGGAITGGILTYTLIMLTKRNLIKYTIYLMMLFFAITAAYLTYGVIDLSNKFNETKNAYFSHTMDDIKKGDKSALEWIKKAAEEGESTAQLYFGIIYLEGYGLKKDIQKGLEWIQKSVNQENTLAQWLFGLMYIDGVGVQKNLEKAFELIKKAALKGNMRALSFLGKAYQLGDGVNQNHDEAIKYYRLAANQGYALVYKNLGYLLEMQKNYKEAIKYYELAAAKNIAFACNNLGYLYQNGIGVEKNEEIAVQWFKKGEKEFEQWKKARGIQ; encoded by the coding sequence ATGACAGAAGAGTATTTCGTTAAACCCTCACAAAGGCATATTGTTGCTCCTATCCTTATCCTATTAATAAGTGCTGTATTTGCTTTGCAGTACCACTTTAGTTTTCTTCCTTCGGGGGAATCTTTGGAATTTCATATATCAACTTTGGTTGCAATGGGAGGATCAGGGAAAAACCTTGTAAACATGACGGGCGAATATTACCGGTTATTAACCTGCAATTTTTTACACAGTGGCCCTGCTCATTTTCTTTGCAATATTATTGCTCTTTTTTTTGCCCTCAAAATGCTTGAAATATATATATCCAGAAGCTGGATATTATTTATTTTTATGCTTGGGTGTCTAGGATCCTCTTGCCTTTCTCTATTTGTTAATGATCCAGCTATTGTTTCTATCGGAGCATCGGGTGGAATTATGGCCCTATTTGCTAGTATCCTGCTGGTTGCTTCTTCGCTGGTTAAAGATACACAAGAAAGAACCGATCTTTTTACCCACTCTCTTCGTGTTCTCATTCCAAGTTTAATTCCTTCTTCGAACGATGCGTATCATATTGATTTTGCTGGGCACCTTGGAGGAGCTATTACTGGAGGGATATTAACATATACCCTGATAATGCTCACCAAGAGGAATCTTATCAAATATACAATTTATTTGATGATGCTTTTCTTTGCAATAACTGCAGCGTACTTAACCTATGGCGTTATCGATTTATCCAATAAATTTAATGAAACTAAAAATGCATATTTTTCTCATACTATGGATGATATAAAAAAAGGAGATAAGTCTGCCCTTGAATGGATTAAGAAAGCTGCTGAGGAAGGAGAGTCAACAGCTCAACTTTATTTTGGGATTATATATTTAGAAGGTTATGGGTTAAAAAAGGATATTCAGAAAGGCCTAGAATGGATTCAAAAATCTGTCAATCAAGAAAATACACTTGCTCAGTGGTTATTTGGATTGATGTATATAGATGGAGTAGGAGTTCAGAAGAATTTAGAAAAAGCTTTTGAATTGATTAAGAAGGCGGCATTAAAAGGCAATATGAGAGCGCTGTCTTTCTTAGGGAAGGCATATCAGTTAGGAGATGGGGTTAATCAAAACCACGATGAAGCTATCAAATATTATAGGCTCGCTGCTAATCAAGGTTACGCTTTAGTATATAAAAATTTAGGTTATCTTTTGGAAATGCAAAAGAACTATAAAGAAGCCATTAAATATTATGAATTAGCTGCCGCTAAAAATATTGCTTTTGCCTGCAACAACCTTGGTTATCTTTACCAAAATGGTATTGGTGTAGAGAAAAACGAGGAAATAGCTGTGCAATGGTTTAAAAAAGGTGAAAAAGAATTTGAACAATGGAAAAAGGCGAGAGGAATTCAATAA